A single region of the Musa acuminata AAA Group cultivar baxijiao chromosome BXJ1-11, Cavendish_Baxijiao_AAA, whole genome shotgun sequence genome encodes:
- the LOC103971563 gene encoding pectinesterase, with protein MTSVSTLSSSSRGRNKLLLSCILFASLFLLLLALPTVPKPVAHHHQLHVHSRLQATAAADHCDGTPYPDLCVSTLSTIPDLHAKSLPEVICASVNTTAAAVRNAAKNCTNFLHRRGYLDPRQRLAVTDCLDLFSQTLDELGAASAALAADPAAHVDDVQTVLSAAITNQYTCLDGFAYVGRGGGYRPAIERRLYHVSHLVSNSLAMVKRIRRRRASRPRRGALEGYGEVSEGFPAWVSAKDRKLLQAPTNATIPDLEVAKDGSGNFTTISDAVAAAPNNTDTRFVIYVKAGAYFENVEVGKSKTNLLLIGDGIGKTVVKASRSVVDGWTTFRSATVAVVGDGFLMRDITIENAAGPSKHQAVALRVGADLSAFYRCSFVGYQDTLYVHSLRQFYRECNVYGTVDFIFGNAAVVLQNCNLYARKPLPNQQNIFTAQGREDPNQNTGISIQRCKVAAAADLIPVQANFSTYLGRPWKEYSRTVFMQSYLDSLISPAGWLEWNGSFALSTLYYGEYMNRGPGSNTSSRVAWPGFRVIGDAAEASNFTAAAFVQGDQWLGSTSVPFSLGLD; from the exons ATGACCTCCGTGTCAACACTTAGTAGTAGCAGCAGAGGAAGAAACAAACTCCTCCTCTCATGCATCCTCTTCGCTTCACTCTTCTTGCTGCTACTAGCGTTGCCCACTGTGCCGAAACCAGTGGCTCACCACCACCAGCTCCATGTACATTCTCGCCTCCAAGCCACCGCCGCCGCAGACCACTGCGACGGCACCCCGTACCCGGACCTCTGCGTCTCCACCCTCTCTACCATCCCGGACTTGCATGCCAAGTCCCTCCCCGAGGTCATCTGCGCCTCCGTCaacaccaccgccgctgctgtcCGTAACGCCGCCAAGAACTGTACCAACTTCCTCCACCGCCGCGGCTACCTAGACCCCCGCCAGCGCCTCGCCGTCACCGACTGCCTCGACCTCTTCTCGCAGACCCTCGACGAGCTGGGCGCCGCCTCCGCGGCCCTTGCCGCCGACCCCGCCGCCCACGTCGACGACGTCCAGACGGTACTCTCCGCCGCCATCACCAACCAGTACACCTGCCTCGACGGCTTCGCCTACGTGGGACGCGGCGGTGGCTATCGCCCTGCCATCGAGCGGCGGCTCTACCACGTGTCCCACCTCGTCAGCAACTCCCTCGCTATGGTAAAGAGGATCCGGCGGCGGCGGGCGTCGCGGCCCCGGCGCGGGGCGCTGGAGGGGTACGGGGAGGTGTCGGAGGGGTTCCCGGCTTGGGTGTCTGCGAAGGACCGGAAGCTGCTGCAGGCACCGACCAACGCCACGATCCCGGACCTGGAAGTGGCCAAGGACGGGAGCGGCAACTTCACGACGATAAGCGACGCGGTGGCGGCCGCGCCGAATAACACGGACACGAGGTTCGTGATCTACGTGAAGGCGGGGGCGTACTTCGAGAACGTGGAGGTGGGGAAGAGCAAGACGAACCTGCTGTTGATCGGCGACGGCATCGGAAAGACGGTGGTGAAGGCTAGCAGGAGTGTGGTGGACGGATGGACCACCTTCAGGTCTGCCACAGTCG CTGTGGTTGGCGATGGATTTCTCATGCGAGACATCACCATAGAGAACGCAGCAGGCCCCAGCAAGCACCAGGCCGTGGCTCTCAGGGTCGGCGCCGACCTGTCCGCCTTCTACAGGTGCAGCTTCGTGGGCTACCAAGACACCCTCTACGTCCACTCCCTACGCCAGTTCTACCGAGAGTGCAATGTCTACGGCACCGTCGACTTCATCTTCGGCAACGCGGCGGTGGTGCTCCAGAACTGCAACCTCTACGCCCGGAAGCCTTTGCCGAACCAGCAGAACATCTTCACGGCTCAGGGGCGGGAAGACCCGAACCAGAACACCGGCATCTCCATCCAGCGGtgcaaggtggcggcggcggcggacctCATCCCGGTGCAGGCCAACTTCTCCACTTACCTCGGCCGGCCGTGGAAGGAGTACTCGCGGACGGTGTTCATGCAGTCGTACCTCGACAGCTTGATCTCCCCGGCGGGGTGGCTGGAGTGGAATGGCAGCTTCGCGCTGAGCACCCTCTACTACGGCGAGTACATGAACCGAGGGCCGGGGTCGAACACCAGCAGCAGGGTGGCTTGGCCGGGGTTCAGGGTGATCGGCGACGCGGCGGAGGCGAGCAACTTCACGGCGGCTGCCTTCGTCCAAGGCGACCAGTGGTTGGGATCCACCTCTGTGCCTTTCAGTTTAGGGTTGGACTAA